One region of Termitidicoccus mucosus genomic DNA includes:
- a CDS encoding rhamnogalacturonidase: MLRRLFLTTSASLTCIVTFFAMTTLQARDYNVREFGATGDGQTIDSGAINRAIETAAAAGGGTVRLPAGTYLSYSVRLKSNITLHLDPGAILVAAEPPPAEAGGGYDPYEPNEWGDVHQYQDFGHSHWRNSLIWGEQLENIAITGQGLIRGDGLNRGRASHPGTANKSIALKLCRNVILRDFSMLMTGHFSVLATGVDNLTIDNLKIDTNRDGLDIDSCRHVRISNCTVNTLNDDAIVLKTSYALGFLRPTENVTITNCQVSGYDPGSLLAGTFTRESVRAPDRDGPTGRIKLGTESNGDFRNITISNCVFDRSRGIAIESVDGAVIEDIAISNITLRDVSNAAIFLVIGDRARGPEGTPVGAIRRVSIDNLVASSADARFPVIINGLPGHPVEDVRIDGIHIAKSGGLTLDEIRDQPSHLVNSFFLRSQGKDTTGPAASGPRPDIYAVPERPVAYPEPSMFGLLPASALYARHAKNLTLRDVTVTYASPDERIPVVLQDVKGATFRSVNIQRAPGQPFALLRDTTDFTARDCGTLPDIDKSSAQDETVK; this comes from the coding sequence CTCACCTGCATCGTCACTTTTTTCGCCATGACCACCTTGCAAGCCCGCGATTACAACGTCCGCGAATTCGGCGCCACCGGCGACGGCCAGACCATCGACTCCGGCGCCATCAACCGCGCCATCGAGACCGCGGCGGCGGCCGGCGGCGGCACCGTGCGCCTCCCTGCGGGCACCTACCTGAGCTACTCCGTCCGCCTCAAAAGCAACATCACGCTGCACCTCGATCCCGGCGCCATCCTTGTCGCCGCCGAGCCGCCTCCCGCCGAGGCCGGCGGCGGCTACGACCCCTACGAGCCCAACGAGTGGGGCGACGTCCACCAGTATCAGGATTTTGGACACAGCCACTGGCGCAACAGCCTCATCTGGGGCGAGCAGCTCGAAAACATCGCCATCACCGGCCAAGGCCTCATCCGCGGCGACGGCCTCAACCGCGGCCGCGCCTCGCACCCCGGCACAGCCAACAAATCCATCGCGCTCAAACTCTGCCGCAACGTCATCCTCCGCGATTTCTCCATGCTCATGACCGGCCACTTCTCCGTCCTCGCGACCGGGGTGGACAACCTCACCATCGACAACCTCAAGATCGACACCAACCGCGACGGCCTCGACATCGACTCCTGCCGCCACGTCCGCATCTCCAACTGCACCGTCAACACCCTCAACGACGACGCCATCGTCCTCAAGACCTCCTACGCCCTCGGCTTTCTCCGCCCCACCGAAAACGTCACCATCACCAATTGCCAGGTCAGCGGTTACGACCCCGGCTCCCTCCTCGCCGGCACCTTCACCCGCGAGTCCGTCCGCGCCCCCGACCGCGACGGCCCCACCGGGCGCATCAAACTCGGCACCGAGTCCAACGGCGACTTTCGCAACATCACCATCTCCAACTGCGTCTTCGACCGCTCCCGCGGCATCGCCATCGAAAGCGTGGACGGCGCCGTCATCGAGGACATCGCCATTTCCAACATCACCCTGCGCGACGTCTCCAACGCAGCCATTTTCCTCGTCATCGGCGACCGCGCCCGCGGTCCCGAAGGCACGCCCGTCGGCGCCATCCGCCGCGTCAGCATCGACAACCTCGTCGCCTCCTCCGCCGACGCCCGTTTCCCCGTCATCATCAACGGCCTCCCCGGACACCCGGTCGAGGACGTGCGCATCGACGGCATCCACATCGCCAAAAGCGGTGGTCTCACCCTCGACGAAATCCGCGATCAGCCCTCGCACCTCGTCAACTCCTTCTTCCTCCGCTCGCAAGGCAAGGACACCACCGGCCCCGCCGCCAGCGGCCCGCGCCCCGACATCTACGCCGTCCCCGAACGCCCGGTCGCCTATCCCGAGCCCAGCATGTTCGGCCTCCTGCCCGCCAGCGCGCTCTACGCCCGCCATGCAAAGAATCTCACCCTCCGCGACGTCACCGTCACCTATGCCTCCCCGGACGAACGCATTCCCGTGGTTCTTCAGGACGTGAAAGGCGCGACCTTCCGCTCAGTCAATATCCAGCGCGCACCCGGCCAGCCCTTCGCCCTTCTCCGCGACACGACCGATTTCACCGCTCGCGACTGCGGCACGCTGCCGGACATCGATAAATCCTCCGCCCAAGACGAAACCGTCAAATAA
- the mnmE gene encoding tRNA uridine-5-carboxymethylaminomethyl(34) synthesis GTPase MnmE, translating to MTTFSDTIAALATPIGTSAIAVVRASGPACAKLAADALALGRAPDTPAASPPPPPRLAIHADYRDRSGTVLDDVLATYFAAPHSYTGDDSLEISCHGNPFIAQKILEDLLARGCRAAEPGEFTRRAFLNGLIDLSQAEAVMDLIHARSERALAAANQQLRGSLGRHVAALTDELLQALARVEAYIDFPDEDLPAEDRTLVRRALATLTQGTDRLLATQHYGEILREGIKTVILGEPNAGKSSLLNRLVGRDRALVSHEPGTTRDFIEERLILGPHCLRLIDTAGLNPSPAPLEKLGMDKTLDRAAEADLLILVLDATRPAPALPREIMERLTPENTVVVLNKCDLWPMPAPAGAGSDKWQVASDKNEDPNQSNSKLQKNHNILLIKELQDNITHFASSSTSLPHPSTFRLSAFPLSALTGEGVPAFVEAIIARAEAFRLDQGGDLIAINARHADALARARGSLADAAANLDADGPVELLSSDLRAALDALGEIAGRIDNERMLDHLFATFCIGK from the coding sequence ATGACCACTTTCTCCGACACCATCGCCGCGCTGGCCACGCCCATCGGCACCTCAGCCATCGCTGTCGTGCGGGCCAGCGGCCCTGCCTGCGCCAAGCTGGCGGCCGACGCACTTGCACTTGGCCGGGCACCCGACACGCCCGCCGCCTCCCCCCCTCCCCCACCCCGCCTCGCCATCCATGCCGACTATCGTGACCGCTCCGGCACGGTCCTCGACGATGTCCTCGCCACCTATTTTGCCGCGCCGCACTCCTACACGGGTGACGATTCCCTCGAAATCTCCTGCCACGGCAACCCCTTCATCGCCCAAAAAATCCTCGAGGACCTGCTTGCCCGCGGCTGCCGCGCCGCCGAGCCGGGCGAGTTTACCCGCCGCGCATTTCTCAACGGCCTCATCGACCTCAGCCAGGCCGAGGCGGTCATGGATCTCATCCACGCCCGCAGTGAACGCGCGCTGGCCGCTGCCAACCAACAACTTCGCGGATCGCTGGGCCGCCATGTGGCCGCGCTCACCGACGAACTTCTCCAAGCCCTTGCCCGCGTGGAGGCCTACATCGACTTTCCGGACGAGGATCTCCCCGCCGAGGATCGCACCCTTGTCCGCCGCGCCCTCGCCACGCTCACCCAAGGCACCGACCGCCTGCTCGCCACCCAACACTATGGCGAAATCCTGCGCGAAGGCATCAAAACCGTCATCCTCGGCGAGCCCAACGCCGGCAAAAGCTCGCTTCTCAACCGTCTCGTCGGCCGTGACCGCGCCCTCGTAAGTCACGAGCCCGGAACCACTCGCGACTTTATCGAAGAACGCCTCATCCTCGGCCCGCACTGCCTGCGCCTTATCGACACCGCCGGCCTCAATCCCTCCCCCGCGCCGCTCGAAAAGCTCGGCATGGACAAGACCCTCGATCGCGCCGCCGAGGCCGACCTGCTCATCCTCGTCCTCGACGCCACCCGCCCCGCACCCGCCCTGCCCCGGGAGATCATGGAACGCCTAACCCCGGAAAACACCGTGGTGGTTCTAAACAAATGCGACCTTTGGCCCATGCCCGCGCCCGCTGGCGCGGGAAGTGACAAGTGGCAAGTGGCAAGTGACAAGAATGAAGATCCCAATCAATCAAATTCTAAATTACAAAAAAATCACAATATATTACTAATAAAAGAATTACAAGACAACATAACCCATTTTGCATCCTCTTCCACTTCCCTCCCCCACCCTTCCACGTTTCGTCTTTCAGCCTTTCCCCTCTCCGCCCTCACAGGCGAAGGTGTCCCGGCTTTCGTGGAGGCGATTATAGCTCGAGCCGAGGCATTCCGCCTCGACCAAGGCGGTGATCTTATCGCCATCAATGCCCGGCACGCCGATGCCCTCGCACGCGCACGTGGCAGCCTCGCCGATGCCGCCGCCAACCTCGATGCCGACGGCCCGGTGGAGCTTCTCTCCAGTGATCTCCGCGCGGCCCTCGACGCCCTCGGCGAAATCGCGGGTCGCATCGACAACGAACGCATGCTGGACCATCTTTTCGCGACCTTCTGCATCGGAAAATGA
- a CDS encoding tRNA uridine-5-carboxymethylaminomethyl modification enzyme MnmG/GidA, which yields MIYNPTTPFDVIVCGAGHAGCEAALAAARMGARTLLLTGNLDTIAQMSCNPAIGGQAKGQIVREIDALGGEMAINTDATGIQFRLLNESKGPAVQSPRAQCDKKAYQFRLKHTLELQPNLQLFQATVTALIYSAGKVIGVQTNLDIEFHGHTIIVTTGTFLRGLMHIGSNKNEGGRLGDFSARTLSASLREAGIELHRLKTGTPPRLLGRSIDFSVMQEQKGDATPTLFAFHDTRDPEDLFHVEQSEGGTRKAERGIKTSAADTSPLFHVEQASPSAASFLPNPHSAIRIPHFFPPGTAQVSCWMTYTTGRTAEIVRANLHRSAMYSGQIEGVGPRYCPSFEDKIVRFADKPRHLLFLEPEGRSTNEYYVNGLSTSLPFEVQLDLVHSVPGLENAVLMRPAYAVEYDFAPPTQLFPSLESKKVENLFFAGQINGTSGYEEAAGQGLVAGVNAVRKLRRQPPFIIARHEGYIGVMIDDLVTKGTNEPYRMFTSRAEYRLLFNHASAELRLRHHIREHGLVSASRLARIEEKHRQIEQWAHWLDANKARAGQGTWADVIRRKLSAGGTISAPSSCLSTPKQDGTEAVPPNQPDTLDLPADFLAQPAPIRDEVLYRVSYAGYLAREKRQIAKLSEIEKIKIPPSIDYLKVRGLRRESALKLNDVKPYTLGQASRISGVNPADINILMVLIESRRAG from the coding sequence ATGATTTACAATCCGACCACACCCTTTGACGTCATTGTCTGCGGCGCCGGACACGCCGGCTGCGAAGCCGCGCTCGCCGCCGCCCGCATGGGTGCGAGGACACTCCTCCTTACCGGCAACCTCGACACCATCGCCCAGATGAGCTGCAACCCCGCCATCGGCGGCCAGGCCAAGGGGCAGATTGTGCGTGAAATCGACGCCCTCGGCGGCGAAATGGCCATCAACACCGATGCCACCGGCATCCAGTTCCGCCTCCTCAACGAATCCAAAGGCCCCGCCGTCCAGTCGCCCCGCGCCCAATGCGACAAAAAAGCCTATCAGTTTCGCCTCAAGCACACGCTCGAACTCCAGCCCAACCTGCAACTCTTTCAGGCCACCGTCACCGCCCTCATCTACTCCGCCGGCAAAGTCATCGGAGTCCAGACCAACCTCGACATCGAGTTTCACGGCCACACCATCATCGTCACCACCGGCACCTTTTTGCGCGGCCTCATGCATATCGGCTCCAACAAGAACGAAGGCGGCCGTCTCGGCGATTTCAGCGCGCGCACCCTTTCCGCCAGCCTTCGCGAAGCCGGCATCGAACTCCATCGCCTGAAAACCGGCACACCGCCGAGACTTCTCGGACGCAGCATCGACTTCAGCGTGATGCAGGAACAAAAAGGCGACGCCACGCCCACGCTGTTCGCCTTTCACGACACCCGCGACCCGGAAGATTTGTTCCACGTGGAACAATCCGAAGGCGGAACGCGGAAGGCGGAACGCGGAATAAAAACTTCCGCCGCGGACACTTCGCCATTGTTCCACGTGGAACAAGCGTCGCCAAGCGCCGCTTCATTCCTTCCCAATCCGCATTCCGCAATCCGCATTCCGCATTTCTTTCCGCCCGGCACGGCCCAAGTCTCGTGCTGGATGACCTACACGACCGGCCGCACCGCCGAGATCGTCCGTGCCAATCTCCACCGCTCGGCCATGTATTCCGGCCAGATCGAGGGCGTCGGTCCGCGTTATTGCCCGAGTTTCGAGGACAAGATTGTTCGCTTCGCCGACAAACCCCGCCACCTCCTCTTCCTCGAACCCGAAGGTCGCTCGACCAACGAATATTACGTCAACGGCCTTTCCACCTCATTGCCTTTCGAGGTGCAGCTCGACTTGGTCCACAGCGTTCCCGGGCTCGAAAACGCCGTCCTCATGCGCCCCGCCTACGCGGTCGAATACGATTTTGCACCGCCCACGCAGTTGTTTCCGTCGCTCGAGTCCAAGAAGGTCGAAAACCTTTTCTTCGCCGGCCAGATCAACGGCACCTCCGGCTATGAGGAGGCGGCAGGGCAGGGACTCGTCGCCGGCGTCAATGCCGTCCGCAAACTCCGCCGGCAGCCGCCGTTCATCATTGCCCGGCACGAGGGCTATATCGGCGTGATGATCGACGACCTTGTCACCAAGGGAACCAACGAGCCCTATCGCATGTTCACCAGCCGGGCCGAGTATCGGCTGCTGTTCAACCACGCCAGCGCCGAGCTGCGTCTTCGCCATCATATTCGCGAGCATGGACTCGTCTCCGCCAGCCGTCTGGCCCGCATTGAGGAGAAACATCGCCAAATCGAGCAGTGGGCGCACTGGCTCGATGCAAACAAAGCAAGGGCAGGGCAGGGGACCTGGGCCGATGTCATCCGGCGCAAGCTCTCTGCCGGAGGGACGATCTCCGCGCCGTCCTCTTGCCTTTCGACACCGAAACAGGACGGCACGGAGGCCGTCCCTCCAAATCAGCCGGACACCCTCGATCTTCCGGCGGATTTCCTCGCCCAACCCGCCCCCATCCGCGACGAGGTGCTCTACCGCGTCAGCTACGCGGGTTATCTCGCCCGCGAAAAACGCCAGATCGCCAAGCTCAGCGAAATCGAAAAAATCAAAATTCCGCCCTCCATTGACTACCTGAAAGTTCGCGGCCTGCGTCGCGAAAGCGCGCTCAAGTTGAACGATGTAAAGCCCTATACCTTGGGCCAGGCCAGCCGTATAAGTGGAGTTAATCCAGCGGATATCAACATCTTAATGGTTCTTATCGAGTCCCGCCGAGCAGGGTAG